A genomic segment from Paramixta manurensis encodes:
- the trmL gene encoding tRNA (uridine(34)/cytosine(34)/5-carboxymethylaminomethyluridine(34)-2'-O)-methyltransferase TrmL, with protein MLNIVLFEPEIPPNTGNIIRLCANTGFRLHLIEPLGFAWDDKRLRRAGLDYHEFTAIKHHASYDAFIASEKPTRLFALTTKGTPAHSAVHYQTGDYLIFGPESRGLPANVLDALPAEQKIRIPMMPDSRSMNLSNAVSVVVYEAWRQLDYAGALIKS; from the coding sequence CCCGCCTAACACCGGCAATATCATCCGTCTATGTGCTAATACCGGGTTTCGGCTGCATTTAATTGAGCCGCTCGGCTTTGCCTGGGACGATAAGCGACTACGTCGCGCCGGGCTGGATTATCATGAATTTACCGCCATTAAACACCATGCCAGCTATGACGCTTTTATCGCGTCGGAAAAGCCCACGCGGCTTTTTGCGCTCACCACCAAAGGGACTCCTGCGCACAGCGCGGTTCATTATCAGACGGGCGATTATTTGATTTTTGGACCGGAGAGCCGTGGGTTGCCCGCGAACGTGTTGGATGCACTGCCCGCAGAACAAAAAATACGCATTCCGATGATGCCCGATAGCCGCAGCATGAACCTGTCTAATGCCGTATCGGTAGTGGTGTATGAGGCCTGGCGCCAGTTAGATTACGCTGGCGCACTGATTAAATCATAA